A region from the Romeriopsis navalis LEGE 11480 genome encodes:
- a CDS encoding folate/biopterin family MFS transporter yields MIVSDSGTANLKHSITQKLFLGHKPTPELAAILLVYFVQGILGLARLAVSFFLKDNLSLSPAEVSALMGIVAIPWMVKPLFGFVSDGVPIWGYRRRPYLILAGLLGAASWVALSTIVDTAWAATLAISLGSLSVALSDVIVDSIVVSRARKESIGSAGSLQSLCWGASAIGGLLTAYFSGSLLEKFDTQTVFLITATFPLIVSGVAWLIDEKRVDRTSDFTAVRRQLILLKKAVSQKTIWMPTAFLFLWQAMPGSESAFFYFSTNELHFEPEFLGRIRLVTSFAALAGIWVFQRFLKTVPFRTIFGWSTVISALLGMTTLILVTHTNRALGIDDKWFSLGDSLILTVMGQIAFMPVLVLAARLCPKGVEATLFALLMSVVNVSGLVSHELGAVLTYWLGVTETNFDKLWLLVLITNLSTLLPLPLLNWLPSAEDVPMAEPVEVPTAIELDPTSTKHLSQPLMPDLHPEELPS; encoded by the coding sequence ATGATTGTTTCCGACTCTGGAACCGCCAATCTCAAGCATTCCATTACGCAGAAGTTATTTCTGGGGCATAAGCCGACACCCGAATTGGCCGCAATTTTGTTGGTGTACTTTGTTCAGGGGATTTTGGGACTGGCTCGCTTAGCCGTGAGCTTTTTTCTGAAAGATAATCTATCCCTGAGTCCGGCAGAAGTCTCTGCCCTGATGGGGATTGTGGCGATTCCTTGGATGGTGAAGCCGTTGTTTGGCTTTGTCTCTGATGGGGTGCCGATTTGGGGTTATCGGCGGCGACCATACTTGATTTTGGCCGGTTTGCTGGGGGCGGCTTCCTGGGTGGCGCTGTCAACGATCGTTGACACGGCTTGGGCGGCAACCCTGGCAATTTCCCTTGGATCCCTCTCGGTGGCGCTGAGTGATGTCATCGTCGATTCAATCGTTGTCTCCCGCGCCCGCAAAGAATCGATCGGGTCGGCAGGGTCGTTGCAGTCTTTGTGCTGGGGGGCTTCGGCGATCGGCGGTTTGTTGACGGCTTACTTTAGTGGATCGCTGCTGGAGAAGTTTGATACGCAGACGGTGTTTTTGATTACGGCGACGTTTCCGCTGATTGTGTCGGGGGTTGCCTGGCTGATTGATGAGAAGCGAGTCGATCGCACGTCGGACTTTACGGCGGTGCGGCGGCAGTTGATCTTGCTGAAGAAAGCTGTGTCGCAGAAAACGATCTGGATGCCGACGGCGTTCTTGTTTTTGTGGCAAGCGATGCCGGGTTCGGAGTCGGCGTTCTTCTATTTCTCAACCAACGAACTGCATTTTGAGCCGGAGTTTCTGGGGCGGATTCGCTTGGTGACGAGTTTTGCGGCTTTGGCCGGAATTTGGGTGTTCCAGCGGTTTCTGAAGACGGTGCCTTTTCGGACGATCTTTGGCTGGTCGACGGTGATTTCGGCGTTGCTCGGAATGACGACGCTGATTTTGGTGACCCATACCAATCGGGCTTTGGGCATTGATGATAAGTGGTTTAGCCTGGGCGACAGTTTGATTCTGACGGTGATGGGGCAGATTGCCTTTATGCCGGTGTTGGTCTTGGCTGCCAGGCTTTGTCCCAAGGGTGTGGAGGCGACATTATTTGCTTTATTAATGTCGGTGGTGAATGTGTCGGGCTTGGTTTCCCACGAGCTGGGGGCGGTGTTGACCTACTGGCTGGGGGTGACGGAGACGAATTTCGACAAGCTTTGGCTGCTGGTGTTGATTACGAATTTGAGTACGCTGCTGCCGTTGCCATTGCTGAATTGGTTGCCGTCGGCGGAAGATGTGCCGATGGCGGAACCCGTGGAGGTGCCGACGGCGATCGAGCTCGACCCGACTTCCACCAAACATTTAAGCCAACCGTTGATGCCGGATTTGCATCCTGAAGAGTTGCCTTCGTAA
- a CDS encoding carotenoid oxygenase family protein translates to MTAQLTSTTPALSYNQKEWKTGYRSLKEEFDYDITDIEGEIPAELHGTLFRNGPGMLDVNGERVNHPFDGDGMICAISFDQGRAHFRNRYVRTEGFEAEQQAGKILRRGVFGTQRSGGPLFNAFDFKLKNIANTQVVYWGKKLLALWEAAEPHRLDPATLETQGLEFFDGQLAKGEAFAAHPWIDPSSKFDEGRPTLVNFAIKAGVSFTLTLYELNLEGEMIQKHDYPLPGFAFIHDFAVTPNYCIFFQNSVQFNPLPFVFGQKGAGECIKFQPEKPTKLIVIPRGGGKPQTYEMDSGFVFHHANAFETEQGLTIDSVCYADIPQLEVGLDFLDVDFQNLKPGELWRFKLDRASGKVEGEVKLSRCCEFPMVHPALVGREYRYTYLGAADQADGSNAPLQGIVKVDLQTGEETLWSAAPAGYANEPVFIPRAQPDASGCYTQVDGAEDDGWLTAVIYDGKQERSAIVILDARTMEQVARLNLKHHVPYGLHGTFTPEVFR, encoded by the coding sequence ATGACTGCACAACTGACTTCTACTACTCCGGCGCTTTCCTACAACCAAAAAGAATGGAAGACGGGGTATCGATCGCTGAAGGAGGAGTTCGATTACGACATTACGGATATTGAGGGGGAGATTCCGGCGGAATTGCATGGGACGTTGTTCCGCAATGGGCCGGGCATGCTGGATGTGAATGGTGAGCGGGTGAATCATCCGTTTGATGGCGACGGGATGATCTGTGCGATTAGCTTTGATCAGGGCCGCGCGCATTTTCGCAATCGTTATGTGCGGACGGAAGGTTTTGAGGCGGAGCAGCAGGCCGGGAAGATTTTGCGGCGGGGGGTGTTTGGGACGCAGCGATCGGGTGGCCCTTTATTTAATGCCTTTGACTTTAAGCTGAAGAATATTGCCAATACGCAGGTGGTGTATTGGGGTAAGAAGCTCTTGGCACTGTGGGAAGCGGCGGAACCCCATCGGCTTGATCCGGCGACCTTGGAAACGCAGGGATTGGAGTTTTTTGATGGCCAGCTCGCTAAGGGCGAAGCGTTTGCGGCCCACCCGTGGATTGACCCGAGTTCGAAGTTTGATGAGGGTCGTCCGACTTTGGTGAATTTTGCGATTAAGGCGGGGGTGTCGTTTACGCTGACGCTGTATGAGCTGAATCTCGAAGGTGAGATGATTCAGAAGCATGACTATCCGCTGCCGGGATTTGCGTTTATTCATGACTTTGCGGTGACGCCGAACTATTGCATTTTCTTCCAGAATTCGGTGCAGTTTAATCCGCTGCCGTTTGTGTTTGGCCAGAAGGGGGCGGGGGAATGTATTAAGTTCCAGCCAGAGAAGCCGACGAAGCTGATTGTGATTCCGCGTGGGGGCGGCAAGCCGCAGACCTATGAGATGGATTCGGGGTTTGTGTTCCACCATGCAAATGCGTTTGAGACGGAGCAGGGGCTGACGATCGATTCGGTGTGTTATGCCGATATTCCGCAGTTGGAAGTGGGCTTGGATTTCTTGGATGTGGATTTCCAGAACCTGAAGCCGGGTGAACTGTGGCGGTTTAAGCTCGATCGCGCTAGCGGCAAGGTCGAGGGTGAAGTGAAGCTATCGCGCTGCTGTGAGTTTCCGATGGTGCATCCAGCGTTGGTGGGCCGGGAATATCGCTATACCTATTTGGGTGCGGCGGATCAGGCGGATGGTTCGAATGCGCCATTGCAAGGGATTGTCAAAGTCGATCTGCAAACCGGCGAAGAAACGCTTTGGAGTGCGGCACCGGCGGGTTATGCGAATGAGCCAGTGTTTATTCCCCGCGCCCAGCCGGATGCTTCGGGTTGCTATACCCAAGTGGATGGGGCGGAAGATGACGGTTGGTTGACGGCGGTGATTTATGACGGGAAGCAGGAAAGAAGCGCGATCGTCATTCTGGATGCTCGGACGATGGAGCAAGTTGCCCGGCTAAATCTGAAGCATCATGTGCCCTATGGTTTGCATGGGACATTCACACCGGAGGTATTTCGTTAA
- a CDS encoding Uma2 family endonuclease: MGTDKPIPDLSIEVVYISGNVNKLAQYQALSVPEVWFWQDVVLQLYHLSTGGYQLVDRSQIPELADLDIPLLERCILKGEISQLEAASKLFLVGRL, from the coding sequence ATCGGCACAGATAAACCAATTCCCGATTTATCGATCGAAGTCGTTTATATCAGTGGAAATGTCAACAAGCTCGCCCAATACCAAGCACTGAGCGTTCCAGAGGTCTGGTTTTGGCAAGATGTCGTATTGCAGCTATATCACTTATCTACAGGTGGGTATCAGTTAGTCGATCGGAGCCAGATTCCAGAACTAGCTGATCTCGATATTCCGCTGCTAGAACGCTGCATCCTCAAAGGGGAAATCTCACAGCTCGAAGCCGCTTCGAAATTATTCCTCGTTGGCAGGCTCTGA
- a CDS encoding Uma2 family endonuclease, producing the protein MIAEVLSKSTEAYDRDEKFAAYRTIPTFREYLLIDQYSLHVEQYTKTADNRWIFSEYDGMEASLRLESIGCEITLFDLYSDIEFVSPNSVNLS; encoded by the coding sequence ATGATCGCCGAAGTGCTGTCTAAATCAACCGAAGCCTACGATCGCGATGAAAAATTTGCCGCCTATCGTACTATCCCCACATTCCGCGAATATTTGCTAATCGATCAATATAGTCTCCACGTCGAGCAATACACGAAAACTGCTGATAACCGCTGGATCTTCAGTGAATACGATGGCATGGAAGCCAGTTTGCGGCTGGAATCGATCGGCTGTGAAATCACTTTGTTTGATCTCTACAGCGATATCGAGTTCGTTTCCCCCAATTCCGTCAACTTGTCGTAA
- a CDS encoding YkvA family protein translates to MANNSFSLESIYNWYRNLIQNPKYRWWVIGGTLLYVLSPIDIAPDFIPFIGQIDDAVVITLLATELAGVLRDRAAAVKAKKVDKTVETDDMVDVSAVEVD, encoded by the coding sequence ATGGCAAATAATAGTTTTTCCCTTGAGTCGATCTACAACTGGTATCGCAATCTGATTCAGAATCCGAAATACCGTTGGTGGGTCATCGGCGGCACACTCTTGTATGTGCTGAGCCCGATCGACATTGCCCCGGATTTCATTCCGTTCATTGGTCAGATTGATGACGCTGTTGTCATCACACTCTTAGCGACCGAACTAGCCGGTGTGCTGCGCGATCGGGCCGCTGCGGTGAAAGCCAAGAAAGTGGATAAGACAGTTGAAACGGATGACATGGTTGATGTCTCTGCTGTCGAAGTTGACTAG
- a CDS encoding NAD(P)H-dependent oxidoreductase, which yields MSQAATPESALQQLQWRYATKVFDSSKKIPDDAWKVLEQSLVLSPSSFGLQPWKFFVIENADIRQELLGHSWKQAQVVDASHLVVFAIKKDLNAADVDRYINRMASVQGVPAENLAGFGGMIKGFMEKPPYPLDMDGWSTRQVYIALGQFMTTAAMMGIDTSPLEGFSPSKYDEVLKLGEQGYSSVVVCGAGYRSTDDKYGEKPKVRYPTEEVVEYIG from the coding sequence ATGAGTCAAGCCGCAACACCCGAGTCTGCATTACAGCAGCTCCAATGGCGCTACGCGACAAAAGTATTCGACAGCAGCAAGAAAATTCCCGACGACGCCTGGAAAGTTTTGGAACAGAGCCTCGTCCTTTCGCCTTCTTCCTTTGGTCTGCAACCGTGGAAGTTTTTTGTGATTGAGAATGCTGACATCCGTCAGGAGCTGCTGGGCCATTCTTGGAAACAAGCGCAAGTGGTTGATGCGTCCCACTTGGTGGTCTTTGCCATCAAGAAAGATCTGAATGCCGCTGATGTCGATCGTTATATCAATCGCATGGCCTCAGTCCAGGGCGTTCCCGCCGAGAATCTCGCTGGCTTTGGTGGCATGATCAAAGGCTTTATGGAGAAGCCGCCCTATCCGTTGGATATGGATGGATGGTCAACGCGCCAGGTCTATATTGCACTGGGTCAGTTTATGACCACCGCGGCAATGATGGGCATTGACACATCGCCGTTGGAAGGATTCTCACCTTCAAAATACGACGAAGTGTTGAAGCTAGGAGAGCAGGGCTATAGCTCTGTGGTAGTTTGCGGCGCTGGCTATCGATCGACCGATGACAAGTATGGTGAAAAGCCCAAGGTCCGCTATCCGACGGAAGAAGTCGTTGAGTACATCGGCTAG
- a CDS encoding universal stress protein: MFQRLLICTDLSDGLHRLARCVNSLADAGVTHVTFLYSKPVVESEGIPRLEPEEVEAATAAIQRWIPENSRLEVAIDVQMGQIADCILRAADKYQADLILLGTDSKSNLNEKLFGSTTRDLAKKTKIPLMIFRPQLLDVMMLEELLLRCQYLFKRVLIPYDGSATSNYVVDEIHQLASAKSGVEVCTLCWVYSDHNWLSLSGTEQQEISNEKLIPAETKLAEAGVKTHRVVRHGNALEGILTTAQEEDISAIAIASSSLGKLLEWTTPSLTGQLIRRSWYPVIFFPQKK; this comes from the coding sequence ATGTTTCAACGTCTTCTAATCTGTACTGACCTCAGCGATGGCCTGCATCGCCTGGCCCGTTGTGTGAATAGTTTGGCGGATGCCGGCGTCACCCACGTGACCTTTCTCTATAGCAAGCCGGTGGTGGAGAGCGAAGGGATACCACGCTTAGAACCGGAAGAAGTTGAAGCCGCAACTGCGGCGATCCAACGTTGGATTCCCGAAAATTCCCGCTTAGAAGTGGCGATCGACGTACAGATGGGGCAAATCGCCGACTGCATCCTGCGCGCCGCCGACAAGTATCAAGCAGATCTAATTCTGTTAGGCACAGATAGTAAAAGCAATCTCAACGAAAAGCTGTTCGGCAGCACCACTCGCGATCTCGCGAAGAAAACAAAAATTCCGCTGATGATTTTCCGGCCACAATTGCTCGATGTCATGATGCTAGAAGAATTGCTCCTGCGCTGTCAATATCTATTCAAGCGGGTCCTGATTCCCTATGATGGCAGCGCGACGTCCAACTATGTCGTGGATGAAATTCATCAACTGGCCAGCGCCAAGTCCGGCGTCGAAGTTTGCACCCTTTGCTGGGTCTATTCCGATCACAATTGGCTCTCGCTATCGGGCACCGAACAGCAAGAAATATCCAACGAAAAGCTCATCCCAGCGGAAACCAAACTGGCCGAAGCGGGCGTCAAAACACACCGGGTTGTACGTCACGGGAATGCCCTCGAAGGTATCCTGACAACCGCGCAAGAAGAAGACATTAGCGCGATCGCCATCGCCTCTAGTAGTCTGGGGAAGTTGCTCGAATGGACGACGCCTAGTCTTACCGGACAACTCATTCGGCGCAGCTGGTATCCCGTGATTTTCTTCCCACAAAAAAAGTAA
- a CDS encoding transglutaminaseTgpA domain-containing protein, giving the protein MSVRSPRPSFAERLKIANQSTQKAPPESSWQLRVLAQVLVIIGIIATDTAAETSMSLWAIPASILGATWSWRNRHNRNITVKFLLAIGMTVALILFFRDLLFGGELNDTRVALAELLVQVQILHSFDLPRRKDLGYSMIIGLILTSVACTLSQTMIFGLWLLLFLAIALPVLIMDYRSRLGLTHWTWSSGQPRQRANRRNLTRLPLIFGTVVGLGLLIFAVMPRLPGYQLQTFPVSAPIESQGTFDNEKVLNPGYVGRGNRNGQGNGNGVRAGKAPEKGKGKIDDTFYYGFSNKINQNLRGQLTEKVVMRVRSQAEGFWRVMAFDKYTGQGWEMSRNENTETLKRPPWNYQFFVRMKVRLNRIKRIVQTYTMVSDLPNVIPALDQPKEIFFPTQEIALDYEGGLRSPVALTEGLTYTVISEVPYRDRDILRKAESKFPIMKTDPTVRNPYGEVDPALKPKLKKFAEELLATANTPITSDYEKALFLAQALKQRYQVQPNVPFLEDNEDLVEAFLFQHKGGYPDHFATSLTVLLRAIGMSTRLVTGFSPGEFNPFTGYYIVKNTDAYAMTEVYFHKYGWFAFDAIPGHPLIPPSIEENQTFGALKTFWKWVAGWLPSPVTGWLTWSIGGFFSLIGGLIGRFIALFRQGWWGWLMGITGVIGTAFGLWLAWLGYQRWRYWQKLRHLAPPARLYQQLTDWLSHQGMTKQATQTPREFAQVVHDRRASTECVRTTQRITEAYLSWRYGHQTPALAPLKQALRQLQTQQRRQWPQQLRRSLQSQFANFRPRGRG; this is encoded by the coding sequence ATGTCTGTCCGATCACCCCGTCCATCGTTCGCTGAACGGCTAAAAATAGCAAATCAATCGACCCAAAAAGCACCGCCCGAAAGCTCCTGGCAACTCCGGGTCCTTGCCCAAGTTTTGGTCATCATCGGCATCATCGCAACGGATACGGCGGCCGAAACCAGCATGAGTTTATGGGCCATTCCGGCCAGTATTTTGGGCGCAACCTGGAGCTGGCGCAATCGCCATAATCGCAACATCACCGTCAAATTTTTGTTAGCGATCGGGATGACGGTGGCATTGATTCTCTTTTTCCGCGATTTGCTGTTCGGCGGCGAACTGAATGATACGCGCGTCGCCTTGGCCGAATTACTCGTTCAAGTTCAGATCTTGCACAGCTTTGATTTACCTCGGCGCAAGGATTTGGGCTATTCCATGATCATTGGTTTGATTTTGACCAGTGTGGCCTGCACTTTAAGTCAAACGATGATTTTTGGATTGTGGCTTTTGCTATTTTTGGCAATTGCCCTGCCGGTGTTGATTATGGATTATCGATCGCGCTTAGGCTTAACCCATTGGACTTGGTCATCGGGACAACCGCGCCAACGCGCGAATCGTCGAAACCTGACTCGACTACCGCTAATTTTTGGCACGGTCGTCGGCCTCGGGTTGCTGATTTTTGCGGTGATGCCACGACTACCGGGTTATCAGCTCCAAACATTTCCCGTCAGCGCACCGATCGAGTCCCAAGGCACTTTTGACAACGAAAAAGTCTTAAATCCGGGTTACGTCGGCCGGGGAAATCGCAATGGTCAAGGGAATGGCAACGGGGTGCGAGCGGGTAAGGCTCCCGAAAAGGGCAAAGGCAAAATCGATGACACCTTCTATTACGGCTTTAGCAACAAGATCAACCAGAATCTACGCGGCCAACTTACCGAAAAAGTCGTGATGCGGGTGCGATCGCAGGCCGAAGGCTTCTGGCGGGTCATGGCGTTTGACAAATACACTGGCCAAGGCTGGGAGATGTCACGGAATGAAAACACGGAGACATTGAAACGTCCCCCTTGGAATTACCAATTCTTCGTGCGGATGAAAGTGCGGCTCAATCGCATCAAGCGGATTGTGCAAACCTACACAATGGTGTCGGACTTACCCAACGTCATCCCGGCCTTAGACCAACCGAAGGAAATCTTCTTTCCGACCCAAGAAATTGCCCTGGACTATGAAGGTGGTCTCCGATCACCCGTTGCGCTGACCGAAGGACTAACCTACACCGTGATTTCGGAGGTGCCTTACCGCGATCGTGACATCTTGCGCAAAGCGGAAAGTAAATTTCCTATCATGAAAACCGATCCCACGGTCAGAAATCCCTACGGTGAAGTTGACCCAGCGCTCAAACCGAAGTTGAAAAAATTTGCGGAAGAACTGCTCGCAACGGCCAATACACCCATCACCTCCGACTATGAAAAGGCGTTGTTCCTGGCTCAAGCCCTCAAACAACGGTACCAAGTCCAACCGAACGTACCGTTTCTGGAAGACAACGAGGATCTCGTTGAGGCATTTCTGTTTCAACACAAAGGCGGCTACCCGGATCACTTTGCCACCTCTCTGACGGTCCTGTTACGGGCGATCGGCATGTCAACGCGGCTCGTGACCGGATTTTCTCCCGGCGAGTTCAATCCGTTCACGGGCTACTACATTGTCAAAAATACCGATGCCTATGCCATGACGGAAGTCTACTTCCATAAGTACGGCTGGTTTGCCTTCGATGCCATTCCGGGCCACCCCCTGATTCCGCCCAGTATCGAAGAAAATCAAACTTTTGGGGCCTTGAAAACCTTCTGGAAGTGGGTTGCCGGTTGGTTACCATCCCCCGTAACGGGCTGGCTCACTTGGAGCATTGGGGGATTTTTCAGCCTGATTGGCGGGTTGATTGGCCGCTTCATTGCCTTATTCCGCCAAGGTTGGTGGGGTTGGCTGATGGGGATTACGGGCGTTATTGGCACAGCCTTTGGCCTCTGGCTTGCCTGGCTGGGTTACCAACGCTGGCGTTATTGGCAAAAATTACGCCATCTCGCGCCCCCCGCGCGGCTCTATCAACAATTGACCGACTGGCTCAGCCACCAAGGCATGACCAAACAGGCTACTCAAACCCCACGGGAATTTGCACAAGTGGTTCACGATCGGCGGGCCTCAACAGAGTGTGTTCGCACGACCCAACGGATTACCGAGGCTTATCTCAGCTGGCGCTATGGTCACCAAACACCAGCGCTAGCACCACTCAAACAGGCATTGCGCCAGCTCCAAACCCAACAGCGACGACAATGGCCGCAACAATTGCGTCGATCGTTGCAATCACAATTCGCTAACTTCAGACCTAGAGGTCGCGGCTAG
- the hetZ gene encoding heterocyst differentiation protein HetZ, translating to MIYQTLEPAREVCQRVDTIFQFLLAELKQETKASDRNCQAVAGRLAEEVDRICTESKRIQDSGDVMEWAYALARHRLQQCLHYYRLGSRRGRVDLHSTLSAIVYRYINPAKSQYSYQARLTLIEDFLQSFYMESLNAFRRETKLDTSYRPKSMLELGEYMAFTERYGKRRIPLPGRRNQQLIILRAQTFSQQQPSETLVDMEQAAEGGMSEGDDAYKVASMQRLREQMVAQDQEPAEDSLRHSVVHELTAYLKERKQEDCIDYFMLRLQDLPANEIEQILGLTARQRDYLQQRFKYHLVRFTFTHRWELVHQWLEIDLEKDLGLSPKRYDRFVSQLTDQQQSLLQLKKEKRPDTEIAKAIGCTPNQVQKQWFKILEQAWEIRNEQSGASNPTDE from the coding sequence TTGATTTACCAAACGTTAGAACCGGCACGGGAAGTCTGCCAACGCGTGGATACTATCTTCCAGTTTCTGTTAGCAGAACTCAAACAGGAGACGAAAGCCTCTGACCGTAATTGCCAAGCTGTGGCTGGGCGATTGGCGGAGGAAGTCGATCGAATCTGTACAGAGAGTAAACGCATTCAGGATTCTGGAGATGTCATGGAGTGGGCCTACGCCCTCGCTCGCCACCGTCTGCAGCAATGTCTCCATTATTATCGTCTCGGCTCCCGCCGCGGACGGGTGGATTTGCATAGCACCTTGAGTGCCATCGTCTACCGCTACATCAATCCAGCTAAGAGTCAGTATAGCTACCAAGCGCGGCTGACCCTGATTGAGGATTTCTTGCAGAGTTTCTACATGGAATCACTCAACGCGTTTCGGCGCGAAACCAAGCTGGATACCAGTTACCGACCGAAAAGCATGTTGGAATTGGGCGAATATATGGCGTTTACCGAACGCTATGGCAAACGCCGCATTCCCCTGCCCGGTCGGCGCAATCAGCAGCTAATTATTCTGCGGGCACAGACGTTCTCGCAGCAGCAGCCCAGCGAAACCCTGGTGGATATGGAACAGGCCGCCGAAGGTGGCATGTCCGAAGGCGACGACGCCTATAAAGTCGCATCGATGCAGCGCTTGCGCGAGCAAATGGTCGCCCAAGACCAAGAGCCAGCCGAAGATTCACTGCGCCATTCGGTGGTGCATGAATTAACCGCTTACCTCAAGGAACGCAAGCAAGAAGACTGCATTGACTACTTCATGTTGCGCTTACAGGACTTACCCGCCAACGAGATTGAGCAGATTTTGGGGCTTACGGCCCGTCAACGGGATTACCTGCAACAGCGATTTAAATATCACTTGGTGCGCTTTACCTTTACCCATCGCTGGGAATTGGTCCACCAATGGCTGGAAATCGACTTAGAAAAAGACTTAGGCCTTTCGCCCAAGCGCTACGATCGATTCGTGAGTCAACTCACGGACCAGCAACAATCGCTACTTCAGCTAAAGAAGGAAAAACGTCCGGATACCGAAATCGCTAAAGCGATCGGCTGCACGCCAAATCAAGTCCAAAAACAATGGTTCAAGATTTTGGAACAAGCCTGGGAAATCCGTAACGAACAGTCCGGAGCAAGTAATCCCACTGATGAATAA
- a CDS encoding methionine gamma-lyase family protein, whose product MSQSIANSVLIEAAETALQPIFSDIDRQVKANLNRVLTAFREQRVGVHHFASMSGYGHGDQGREVLDQVFAKIVGAEAAAVRVQFVSGTHAIAACLYGVLRPGDELLSVVGAPYDTLEEVIGIRGEGQGSLAELGVTYRQIELLSGGSVNWATIKNAIRPKTKMVTIQRSCGYAWRSSLSIADIEQICQLVKQQNPHTVCFVDNCYGEFIETQEPTMVGADLMAGSLIKNPGGTIVTAGGYVAGKADLVEAACCRLTAPGVGSHGGATFDQNRLLFQGLFLAPQMVGEAMKGNHLVAYVMDQLGYPVNPAPMAARRDVIQGIKLGSPEKIIAFCKAVQQYSPIGSYLEPIPSEMPGYESELVMAGGTFIDGSTSEFSADGPLREPYVVFCQGGTHWAHISLALEAAIAAIGKADN is encoded by the coding sequence ATGAGTCAATCGATCGCCAATTCCGTCCTAATTGAAGCGGCTGAAACAGCCCTCCAGCCGATCTTTTCTGACATTGACCGCCAGGTGAAAGCCAATCTCAATCGGGTTTTAACTGCTTTTCGGGAGCAGCGGGTGGGAGTACATCATTTTGCCAGCATGTCGGGGTACGGTCATGGCGATCAGGGCCGGGAAGTGTTGGATCAGGTTTTTGCGAAAATTGTCGGGGCAGAGGCGGCAGCGGTGCGCGTACAGTTTGTTTCTGGCACCCACGCGATCGCCGCTTGCCTCTACGGGGTCTTACGTCCAGGGGATGAATTGCTCTCGGTGGTGGGCGCGCCCTACGACACCTTAGAAGAAGTGATTGGGATCCGGGGTGAAGGACAGGGATCCTTAGCCGAGTTAGGCGTGACCTATCGCCAAATTGAATTACTAAGTGGCGGATCAGTCAATTGGGCCACAATCAAAAACGCCATTCGACCCAAAACGAAAATGGTGACGATTCAACGATCGTGTGGTTATGCCTGGCGATCGAGTTTATCCATTGCTGATATCGAGCAGATTTGCCAACTGGTCAAACAGCAAAATCCGCATACCGTATGTTTTGTCGATAACTGCTACGGCGAATTTATCGAAACGCAAGAACCCACGATGGTCGGAGCGGACCTAATGGCTGGGTCACTAATCAAAAATCCGGGGGGCACGATCGTCACCGCTGGGGGATATGTGGCGGGCAAAGCTGATTTAGTTGAAGCCGCTTGTTGCCGTCTCACTGCTCCCGGCGTCGGCAGTCATGGTGGGGCCACATTTGATCAAAATCGGTTGCTATTCCAAGGTTTATTTCTCGCGCCTCAAATGGTCGGCGAAGCCATGAAAGGCAACCACTTGGTGGCTTATGTAATGGATCAATTGGGCTATCCAGTTAATCCAGCGCCTATGGCCGCTCGCCGTGATGTGATCCAAGGGATTAAACTCGGCAGCCCTGAAAAAATCATTGCCTTCTGCAAAGCCGTCCAGCAATATTCACCGATCGGCTCCTATTTAGAACCGATTCCCTCGGAAATGCCAGGCTACGAAAGTGAACTTGTAATGGCAGGCGGCACATTTATCGATGGCAGCACCTCGGAGTTTTCCGCCGATGGGCCATTACGCGAACCCTATGTTGTGTTCTGCCAAGGTGGCACCCATTGGGCACATATTTCATTAGCCTTGGAAGCCGCAATTGCAGCAATCGGCAAAGCTGACAACTGA